The window CCTTATCTAAAAAGGGAAAGTCATTTGGAGTTACTGATAACTTAGCAAGTGGCTTAACACTTTGTTCACATACCCATTCATCCGCAATTCCACCTCGACCAAAAGATTCCTTAGGAAGAATATAGATAGTGCCATTTGTCCAAATATCCTCAACATCTTCATGATTAATTGAAAAGTAATAATATCGCTTTATTCCTTTTCTTGTCGGAACAGTTGTACAAAGATTTCTTAACGAGCCATTATATTCTCTTCGGTTTTTCACTGCAAAAAATAACGACCATACGCTATCACTTGCTGCAAACACAGCTTTAATGGGCTTACCGTTAAAAAGTGTACTTTCTTTCGGTTCGAAAGTACTAATCATGGAGCTATTAGAACCATGAACTAATACGTCTTTGTTTTCGATTAGGTAAAATAAAAACTGATATAGCGGATAATCACTATTGTAAGAAATAAAGTTCCTATTTGCTGTAAGTGAAAATTTGTTATATATTTCATCAAACTCATTAACTGCTTCTTCAGATAAGTTTAACTCGTCTATTTTTAATAAATGAAGTTTATCTAAAATAAACTGTTTAGCGTAATTTTTCATACGATTTGCTCTCATACTGCCTCCAAAAGAATGATTAATTATTTATTAATGTAATATTCTTTTTCCATACGTAACATTCCTGTATGTTCTCATGTTGAAAACAAAATCACTACTATTACGTGCCTTTTTTAATATTTACCAACTTCTCAGGGGAATCTATTAAAAAACGTTGTTAGGTGAGTTGTACGATGAAAATTCTTTGTATTGACGGTGGTGGCATACGAGGTGTATTTGCGATTGCCATTTTACAAGCAATAGAGAAAGAGCTAGGTCAACCAATAGAGGAGAAATTTGACGTCATTGCTGGAACATCTACTGGTTCCATAATCGCTACTTCTGCATGTTTACAAATAGAAATGGCGCATTTGTTACATAGCTATAAAAAATACGGAAAGAAGATCTTCCAACGTCAAGCAAAAGTTGGACTGTTTAAAAGTGTGTATAGTGATAAATATTTACGTAAGCTGTTACGAAAGTCATTTCATGACATTAAGTTAAAAGAAGTTAAAAAGCCGTTACTTATCCCAACCGTCGATTTAACGCATGGTAAACCTTTTGTACATCGATCCAACTACGGCCATCCAGACAGTGATGATCTCTCTATTCTTGTATGGGATGCGGTATTATCTTCCTGTTCAGCACCAGTTTACTTCCCTCCAAACAACATCCGAAACGATTATTTAACGATAGACGGTGGGCTTTGGGCGAATAACCCTTCACTTGTTTGTTTGACAGAAGGGCTTCAATTTTTCAGAAAAAATATACAAGATATTAAAATACTATCTATCGGAACTGGCCAACAAAAGATAGATTTTACTATTGATCATGATAAATATTGGGGAGTGAAAAAATGGTTACCGTTTCACCTTCCATCTTTAAAAGTAAAGCCAAAACTACTTGATTTAGCCTTACAACTTTCATCTGAGTCGGTCACGTTTCAATGTCAAACTCTCCTTGGGGAAAATTATTTAAGACTAAACGAAGAGCTTGGAAGAGAAATTCCATTTGATGACTTAACTTGTATCGAAGAACTGATTCAATTAGGAAAAGCACTTTATGAAAAAGAGAAAACTAAGATCTTAAACTTCATAGAATAATTATCCATTTTTAAAAGAAAATAACCATATAAATCTATTTGGATAAGGAGTTTAAGATGAAAAAAACAGTCGTAATTTTCTCTATCGCAGCTTTATTTATTATTGCTTTACAAGGGGCAATTAGTCCCGATGTAAGTGCCCATAGCCATGAAGATGGTACAATAGCCGTTTGGTGGAACAAAAATAAAAACAACCAACGCCAAGTTCCTGCAGACTTCCCGCAGCCAGAAGGTGGACCGGAAGAAGTAGAACGCGTGCGAACACCTGTTTCTAACATCGTATTACAGCAACGTTATCCAGAAACAGTTGTATTACGTGGTCCATTTACAGAAAATAGACTTTCCTTAACATTTGATGATGGTCCAGATCCTCGTTTTACACCATTAGTTTTAGACGTACTAAAAGAGTATGATGTAAAAGCAACATTTTTCTTAATGGGTTCACGTGCAGATGCGTATCCAGAGCTAACGAAAAGAATTATTGAAGAAGGACATATTATAGGTAATCATTCGTATTGGCACCCAAACTTCGTCAAACAAGAGGATATCGCAACGTTAGAAAGAGAAATTAATCAAACAGAAGAAAAGCTTAGTGAAATCATCGGATATCGCACGAGACTATTCCGTGCTCCATACGGATTTTTATACAATGAGTTAGTAGAAAAACTAGCAGAAATGGATTATACCGTTGTTGGTTGGAACGTAGATTCACTTGACTGGAAACAGATGCCACCAGAAGATACAGCATACAACATATTAAGCAACATTGAACCTGGCTCCATTATTTTAATGCACGACGGCGGCGACTGGGAATCCGACTTAACTGGCACAGTAGAAGCACTACGAACAATCATCCCGACACTAAAAGACCAAGGATTCGAGTTCACAACTGTCCCAGACCTACTAAACATCCCGTATCAAAGATAGAGAAAGAAATTACTTTAAATATGGTTTCTTTGTAGAAGTTTAAAGCCTAGAGTTGATTGGAGCGGAAGGCACTTGACTCCTGCGGGACATAGAGGGAAGTGCGAGACCCCACAGGCAAAAACGAGGAGGCACGCATCCCTCCCCGCGGAAATTAACGGACTAAATATTAATCAAATAATTTATTTTAAAGCTTATAAATAATGGGAAACCATATTTATCGGCTTTTTTTCGTTTTATTGGTAAAATTAAAGAGAAGTGAGAAGTTTCAAATGTACAATTACTATACGAAAAACGTATGATAGAAATAATCACTTTAACAAGAAGTCTTTATAAAATGAACAGCATAAACTAACTAAGGACTAAAAAATTCGTTTTTCACTAAACGAACCGTTTTTCTAAGCTTTATTCAAGTATACAAATACAGTAGGTGAAAAAAATGACTCAATTAGAACTTATCCATGAAAACGCAGTCGAACATACAAAAATGAAAATAGAAGAAGACATTGCATCCTATCTAGAAACGAAGGAACAACTCCCGTCTTTTGAACAATACATTCTAGACAGGGGCCACTACTTACAACAAATCTGGATTAATGTCTGGCTAAACAAAGTAACAAACGATGTAGCAAGAAAAAACAAAAAAATCTTTTTAGCTGAACTCGGATTAGAAGTCGAAGGAGTCGACCGAAAAATAATAAACAACGTGTTCCGAAATGAAATGCGCGACTATCATCCATTTGCTGTCATCCCATGGCTTAACGAAAAATACGCTTCTAATGAAGACGATTGGAAGCAAAAGCATGTACAGGCAAGAGAAGACTATATCGCAAAAGAACACGAAAGAAAACGACAAGAACTTCGTGAGAATTATCAAAAAGAAATAGATAAACTAGTACATTCTATTTTAGAAAGAGACAAGCAAATTTTATTTCTGTACACCCGTCATTTCGTTGCCAAACAACTAGTACAAGATTTTAAACAAAATATTAAATACGAAGCGGTAGATACATACCGACTAGAAGAAATCCTTATTGAAGCAGGAATTTTTGAGGAAAAAGACTATGTGTCTTTATCCGATTTTTTTGAAGAGCTGACAGGATCTGTACATCAAACGTTTCATCGTGGTCAACAAGTGTTTGAGTATGAAACCTATTTTTACGATTACGAACGAAAAGTGACGGACTATTTATTTTCCTTCATTGCTTCCTATTTATTAAAACAAATCCCAGAAGAAACGTTGCAACAATTTGAAAAGGCCTGTGAAGAACCTCTTACCGAAAGAGAGCTTCGAAAAGGAACTGCCAATATTATTTATGTTTTAGTACATGATTATTTAGAAAAATTGAATGACGAATTCATTTCTGATTTAGTAGCGCTTGCAGACGTGCCATTTGATATCCAAAAACATGAAGCAATCTACGAGACCGACGCAAGAGAACGAGAGCGTAAAATCGCAGAAGCACTCGCAGAAATAAAGCGAAAACAAGAAGAAGAAGCACGTATGTTAGAAGATATTTTCAGTAGAGAATATCAGCCAAAAGTAGGACGACCACTAAAATATGTTCTGCATATCGGTGAAACTAACACAGGTAAGACTTATCAAGCCTTACAACGAATGCAGCAAGCCGAGAGCGGCATCTACTTAGCGCCACTACGTTTACTTGCTCTTGAGGTATACGACACGTTAAACTTCGAAGGAATACCATGTTCCTTAAAGACTGGTGAGGAAGAGAAGATGATGCCTGGTGCACGTCACGTTTCTTGTACAGTCGAAATGTTCCATGAAAAAGATTTTTATGACGTTGTTGTCATTGACGAAGCACAAATGCTTGCAGATCAAGATAGAGGCTTCTCCTGGTATAAAGCTATTACAAAAGCTAATGCAAACGAAGTTCATATTATCGGTAGCTATAACATTAAAAAGATGATCTTACAGCTTTTAGGAAACTCGAACGTGGAACTACACGAATATGATCGTGACATTCCGCTTCAAGTAGAAGCTAAACCGTTCCAGCTTTCTCATACGAAAAAAGGAGATGCTATCGTTTGTTTCTCAAGAAGAAGAGTGTTGGAAACTGCTTCTACATTACAAAATAACGGTTTTGCCGTTAGTATGATCTATGGCAGCATGCCTCCAGAAACGCGTAAAAAGCAGATGCAGCAATTCATCGAAGGAAAGACGCAAGTAATCGTCTCTACCGATGCAATCGGAATGGGCTTAAATCTACCAATTAGGCGCATCGTTTTTTTAGAAAATGAGAAATTCGATGGAACAAAGCGAAGAACACTTACTTCACAAGAAGTAAAACAAATTGCCGGACGAGCAGGAAGAAAAGGAATTTACAACATCGGGAAAGTGGCGTTCACTGACAACATTCACCGAATGGCCGCTTTGCTTGAAAAAGAGGACAAACACGTTCAGTCTTTTGCTATTGCTCCAACTAGTTCAATCTTAGAGAGGTTCCAAAAATACTCGCATCAGCTAGGAGACTTTTTTGAGCTATGGGAAAAGTTCGATAGCCCTGAAGGAACCGAAAAAGCAAGCCTGGGAGAAGAGCAATACTTGTATGAAATTATTCGTGACACAGCCATTGAAGCGAGGCTATCCATCCAAGACTTGTACGGCTTTTTACATTTACCTTTCTCCACAAAAGAGCCTGTACTCGTCAATCAGTGGCGCGACACGCTGTATGCCGTTGTAGAAGGTAGAGAGCTACCAGAACCATTTATGAAAAAAGACAGCTTAGAAGAAACCGAACTATCATATAAAGCAATCGGATTACACCTATTATTCCTGTATCGATTAGACAGACGAACAGAAGCATTGTATTGGGAACGCATTCGAGAAACGTTTAGCGATGAAGTTCATGAACGCTTACAAACAGACATTAAAGTAATGAGAAAAACGTGTAAAAAGTGCGGAAAAACACTAGATGCTAAATACAAATACGAAGTGTGCGACGGCTGTCACTACTCACGCATTCGAAAAAAACATAAAAATTATTATCACAAATGAGTACGTTTCAAAATGTATGAATACTATACGAAAAACGAATGATAGCATCACATTCTATATTTATACACCTTATGAAACTAATATATTATTGTGTATTACACTAAAATATTCGTTTTTCAATGAACGAACCGTAATTATGAAATTGATTCAAATATAAAACGCCTTCTCGCTGATTCAGTCGAGAAGGCGTTTTTGTTATATTACATTATTCGCTTGAAGCTTAGCTATTTTGCCTTTTTGTTTCTGCTGCCATGTTAGGGAAATAAACATCGTAATGCTAAGGACAACTAAACCTAAGATGAATGGATAAATAATTTTCACATCGTATAAAAGCCCTGCTAGCGTTGGTCCTAAAACATTCCCAATACTCATATAAGCATTGTTCATCCCCATTGCGAACCCTTGTTCGTTACCCGCTAATTTAGAGATTAATGT is drawn from Bacillus alkalisoli and contains these coding sequences:
- a CDS encoding polysaccharide deacetylase family protein, which gives rise to MKKTVVIFSIAALFIIALQGAISPDVSAHSHEDGTIAVWWNKNKNNQRQVPADFPQPEGGPEEVERVRTPVSNIVLQQRYPETVVLRGPFTENRLSLTFDDGPDPRFTPLVLDVLKEYDVKATFFLMGSRADAYPELTKRIIEEGHIIGNHSYWHPNFVKQEDIATLEREINQTEEKLSEIIGYRTRLFRAPYGFLYNELVEKLAEMDYTVVGWNVDSLDWKQMPPEDTAYNILSNIEPGSIILMHDGGDWESDLTGTVEALRTIIPTLKDQGFEFTTVPDLLNIPYQR
- a CDS encoding DEAD/DEAH box helicase: MTQLELIHENAVEHTKMKIEEDIASYLETKEQLPSFEQYILDRGHYLQQIWINVWLNKVTNDVARKNKKIFLAELGLEVEGVDRKIINNVFRNEMRDYHPFAVIPWLNEKYASNEDDWKQKHVQAREDYIAKEHERKRQELRENYQKEIDKLVHSILERDKQILFLYTRHFVAKQLVQDFKQNIKYEAVDTYRLEEILIEAGIFEEKDYVSLSDFFEELTGSVHQTFHRGQQVFEYETYFYDYERKVTDYLFSFIASYLLKQIPEETLQQFEKACEEPLTERELRKGTANIIYVLVHDYLEKLNDEFISDLVALADVPFDIQKHEAIYETDARERERKIAEALAEIKRKQEEEARMLEDIFSREYQPKVGRPLKYVLHIGETNTGKTYQALQRMQQAESGIYLAPLRLLALEVYDTLNFEGIPCSLKTGEEEKMMPGARHVSCTVEMFHEKDFYDVVVIDEAQMLADQDRGFSWYKAITKANANEVHIIGSYNIKKMILQLLGNSNVELHEYDRDIPLQVEAKPFQLSHTKKGDAIVCFSRRRVLETASTLQNNGFAVSMIYGSMPPETRKKQMQQFIEGKTQVIVSTDAIGMGLNLPIRRIVFLENEKFDGTKRRTLTSQEVKQIAGRAGRKGIYNIGKVAFTDNIHRMAALLEKEDKHVQSFAIAPTSSILERFQKYSHQLGDFFELWEKFDSPEGTEKASLGEEQYLYEIIRDTAIEARLSIQDLYGFLHLPFSTKEPVLVNQWRDTLYAVVEGRELPEPFMKKDSLEETELSYKAIGLHLLFLYRLDRRTEALYWERIRETFSDEVHERLQTDIKVMRKTCKKCGKTLDAKYKYEVCDGCHYSRIRKKHKNYYHK
- a CDS encoding CBASS cGAMP-activated phospholipase, whose amino-acid sequence is MKILCIDGGGIRGVFAIAILQAIEKELGQPIEEKFDVIAGTSTGSIIATSACLQIEMAHLLHSYKKYGKKIFQRQAKVGLFKSVYSDKYLRKLLRKSFHDIKLKEVKKPLLIPTVDLTHGKPFVHRSNYGHPDSDDLSILVWDAVLSSCSAPVYFPPNNIRNDYLTIDGGLWANNPSLVCLTEGLQFFRKNIQDIKILSIGTGQQKIDFTIDHDKYWGVKKWLPFHLPSLKVKPKLLDLALQLSSESVTFQCQTLLGENYLRLNEELGREIPFDDLTCIEELIQLGKALYEKEKTKILNFIE